One Erysipelothrix amsterdamensis DNA window includes the following coding sequences:
- a CDS encoding isoprenyl transferase, translated as MNSLKHVAIIMDGNGRWATKQKKERTFGHYYGSENVRDIALEALDLGVEVITLYAFSTENWKRPQKEIDYLMKLPAVFFEKFLNELMEKGIQIRTIGDLTKIPARTRKVMDNAVERTKDNNKLILNFALNYGSRDEIVRAAQSIVDDGIETVTETVFESYLDTFGLPPVDLLIRTGGDRRLSNYLLWQLAYAELLFVDVQWPEFDRPMFKSCVEDFNQRNRRFGGL; from the coding sequence ATGAATAGCCTAAAACATGTGGCCATCATTATGGATGGTAACGGACGTTGGGCAACAAAGCAAAAGAAAGAACGTACATTCGGTCACTACTACGGTAGTGAGAATGTACGTGATATTGCTTTGGAAGCCTTAGATTTGGGTGTTGAGGTCATTACATTGTATGCATTTTCGACTGAAAACTGGAAACGTCCTCAAAAAGAGATTGATTATCTCATGAAATTACCTGCTGTGTTTTTTGAAAAGTTCTTAAATGAATTGATGGAAAAAGGTATTCAAATCCGAACCATTGGTGATTTAACGAAAATTCCAGCACGCACGCGCAAGGTAATGGATAATGCGGTTGAACGCACAAAAGATAACAATAAACTCATTCTTAATTTCGCATTGAATTATGGCTCACGGGATGAAATCGTACGTGCTGCGCAATCAATAGTGGATGATGGAATCGAGACTGTAACGGAAACAGTTTTTGAATCGTATTTAGATACATTTGGATTACCACCTGTTGATCTTTTAATTCGCACAGGCGGCGATCGCCGACTTTCGAATTACTTATTGTGGCAATTAGCGTATGCGGAACTTCTCTTTGTAGATGTTCAATGGCCAGAGTTTGATCGTCCAATGTTTAAGTCGTGTGTAGAGGATTTCAATCAACGAAATCGTAGATTTGGAGGACTTTAG
- the frr gene encoding ribosome recycling factor yields MQSIINDGRLLMDEVIENFETRLGGLRSGRANVSMLYGVSIDYYGSATPIEQIAQISVVEGRQLVIKPFDPSALKEIEHTINNGNLGLLAQNDGTVVRINVPQLTEETRKEVSKQVGSLAEDAKVAARNVRRDLNDEIKNLEDLPEDQEKRLLDDVQKLTDDITKKIDAISKDKVKEIMTI; encoded by the coding sequence ATGCAATCAATCATTAACGATGGTCGTCTTTTAATGGACGAAGTAATTGAAAACTTTGAGACACGCTTAGGTGGTTTACGTTCAGGACGTGCCAATGTGTCAATGTTATATGGAGTGTCAATTGACTATTATGGTTCAGCAACACCCATTGAACAAATTGCTCAAATTTCTGTAGTAGAAGGACGTCAATTGGTAATCAAGCCATTTGATCCATCTGCACTTAAAGAAATTGAACATACAATCAACAACGGTAACCTCGGGTTATTAGCACAAAATGATGGTACGGTAGTACGTATCAATGTGCCTCAATTAACAGAAGAAACACGTAAAGAAGTTTCAAAACAAGTAGGATCTTTAGCGGAAGATGCTAAAGTAGCTGCACGTAATGTTCGCCGTGATTTAAATGATGAAATCAAGAATCTTGAAGATCTTCCAGAAGATCAAGAGAAACGTCTTCTTGATGATGTACAAAAACTTACAGACGATATTACAAAGAAAATTGATGCGATTTCTAAAGACAAAGTTAAGGAAATCATGACAATTTAA
- the tsf gene encoding translation elongation factor Ts, producing MISAKLVKELRDLTGAGMMDCKKALEATEGDIQASVDWLREKGISNAQKKSGRIAAEGTTKVTVKGNRGIVIEVNSETDFVAKNVQFVELVDTLSNVLLEANPADLDAALAVDVNGQTVSDLVVAATATIGEKITLRRFAIVEKSDDEVFGEYMHMGGKISALAVLKNADEELAKDMAMQIASMSPQYVSQAEIPSEIIDHETNIQVEIVKNDESLSNKPEQVVEGIIKGRVSKSMQDISLVDQIFFKDGKAKVSQVLKSANANVESFIRFAVGEGIEKREEDFAAEVAKAAQV from the coding sequence ATGATTAGTGCAAAGTTAGTTAAAGAACTTCGTGATCTTACTGGAGCTGGAATGATGGACTGTAAGAAAGCTCTTGAAGCTACTGAAGGCGATATCCAAGCTTCAGTTGACTGGTTACGAGAAAAAGGTATTTCAAATGCTCAGAAGAAATCAGGTCGTATTGCTGCTGAAGGAACAACAAAGGTTACTGTTAAGGGAAACCGCGGTATTGTTATCGAAGTAAACTCAGAAACAGACTTTGTTGCTAAGAATGTTCAATTCGTAGAACTCGTTGATACATTAAGCAACGTACTTCTTGAAGCTAATCCTGCAGATTTAGATGCAGCTTTAGCAGTTGATGTTAATGGACAAACAGTATCTGACTTAGTTGTTGCTGCAACAGCTACAATCGGAGAAAAAATTACATTACGTCGATTTGCAATCGTTGAAAAATCAGATGATGAAGTATTCGGTGAATACATGCATATGGGTGGAAAAATTTCAGCATTAGCAGTTCTTAAGAACGCTGATGAAGAATTAGCAAAAGACATGGCAATGCAAATTGCTTCAATGTCACCACAATATGTGTCACAAGCTGAAATTCCTTCAGAAATCATTGATCACGAAACAAACATTCAAGTTGAAATCGTTAAAAATGACGAATCACTTTCAAACAAACCAGAACAAGTAGTTGAAGGAATCATTAAGGGACGTGTAAGCAAATCTATGCAAGACATCTCTTTAGTTGACCAAATTTTCTTTAAAGATGGTAAAGCTAAGGTTTCACAAGTACTTAAATCAGCAAATGCAAACGTTGAATCATTCATTCGTTTCGCAGTTGGTGAAGGTATTGAAAAACGCGAAGAAGATTTCGCAGCTGAAGTTGCAAAAGCAGCTCAAGTTTAA
- a CDS encoding pyridoxal phosphate-dependent aminotransferase has translation MKRRIEALTLSGIRQFSARYQGREDMVFLTIGEPDLDTPDAIKQAAVDSLMRNETHYPPAIGNLDLRDAIARHESQFNIRPYQSENIIITNGATEGLTLAIWSVVNEGDEVVIFTPSFPLYQTQVTLAGAKPVLVNTSETQFQVTPEMLENVVTPRTRAILFATPNNPTGVVYDETSIRAIRDVLTKRSDIYVIVDEVYRSMLYEGDIPSLRMDEHLQDQIIITQSFSKSHAMTGWRVGYVIAEAELIELMHRLHQNLVTGISSFSQPACIAALDVDTQYMVEAYAIRRSYVLKRLDAMGLPYVKPEGAFYVFPSIQHFGMSSEDFATRLAEEYGLVTIPGIYFGTEGFIRISYGSPLEVLEKGLDRLERFIKDFTMDKS, from the coding sequence ATGAAGCGTAGGATTGAAGCATTAACCCTAAGTGGCATACGTCAGTTTTCGGCACGTTATCAAGGGCGTGAGGATATGGTTTTCTTAACGATTGGAGAACCCGATTTGGATACACCGGATGCTATTAAGCAAGCGGCGGTAGATTCATTGATGCGAAATGAAACGCATTATCCACCTGCCATTGGAAATTTAGATTTGCGGGATGCGATTGCGCGTCATGAATCACAATTTAACATCCGTCCTTACCAATCCGAAAATATTATTATCACAAATGGCGCAACAGAAGGTCTTACTTTAGCGATTTGGTCTGTGGTGAACGAAGGGGATGAAGTCGTGATTTTCACACCGAGTTTCCCATTGTATCAAACTCAAGTTACCCTTGCGGGAGCTAAACCTGTGTTAGTTAATACAAGTGAAACTCAATTTCAAGTAACGCCTGAGATGCTTGAGAACGTGGTGACGCCACGTACCCGTGCAATTCTTTTTGCGACTCCAAACAATCCAACCGGCGTGGTCTACGATGAAACAAGTATTCGAGCAATTCGTGATGTGTTAACAAAACGATCAGATATTTATGTTATTGTCGATGAAGTGTATCGTTCGATGCTTTATGAAGGGGATATTCCATCATTGCGTATGGATGAGCATCTTCAAGATCAAATTATTATTACTCAAAGTTTTTCAAAGTCCCATGCAATGACCGGTTGGCGTGTCGGGTATGTGATAGCGGAAGCGGAACTCATTGAGTTGATGCATCGTCTTCATCAAAATCTTGTGACCGGAATCTCAAGTTTCTCACAACCGGCATGTATTGCGGCGTTGGATGTGGACACACAGTATATGGTTGAAGCTTATGCAATTCGAAGAAGTTACGTATTAAAACGATTGGATGCAATGGGACTTCCTTATGTAAAACCAGAAGGAGCCTTTTATGTTTTTCCTTCAATTCAACACTTTGGTATGTCGTCAGAAGATTTCGCAACAAGACTTGCGGAAGAGTATGGATTGGTAACAATACCGGGCATCTATTTTGGTACAGAAGGATTTATTCGAATTTCTTACGGAAGCCCTTTAGAAGTGCTGGAAAAAGGGCTGGATCGACTGGAACGATTTATCAAAGATTTTACCATGGATAAATCGTGA
- a CDS encoding serine hydrolase, with product MKQKIVLTFLLLTATLLPIKADGNHDLIPIYDLDLQSQNYILVDPKTGQTLAEKNHDASIHPASITKVLTVITAIEALGETSLDTLYTIPPEVFEGLDPIASVAGFQEGDQVTLNDLLHGIMLPSGADATRAISSYLTQDPEKLVVKMNRLAQRIGMKNSHFVNTSGLDDPKHLTTLDDLALLLRYALENPTFESIYKTETYLTSSTPSHPNGIELTNESLSVAHQKGYTMIKGAKSGTTDLAERALSSVAEDASQSYIFISTNAPFENRLYTQVIDHGTVYQHVIENYQYVPLLYKNTTIQTIPIKHGRTDFEIWFKNDIMSYLPKDYDPKDIKIEFISSQKEFEAPLPKDFKMGEVRFNYKGKQLLEKEVINNEIIKLSYLKVAFEASKIIGFILAVGLGILGVVYLIYRQWKDYRDHKYYLKKLDRRSRKD from the coding sequence ATGAAACAAAAAATTGTCCTAACATTTTTACTCTTAACCGCTACGTTATTACCCATCAAAGCTGATGGAAATCATGACCTAATTCCCATCTATGATTTAGACTTACAAAGTCAGAACTATATTCTCGTTGACCCTAAAACAGGTCAAACTCTAGCCGAAAAAAATCATGACGCATCAATCCACCCCGCTTCCATCACAAAGGTACTCACCGTAATTACCGCGATTGAAGCTTTAGGTGAGACATCACTTGACACACTTTATACAATCCCTCCCGAAGTATTTGAAGGCTTAGACCCAATCGCTTCAGTAGCAGGATTTCAAGAAGGTGACCAAGTAACACTGAACGATTTACTTCATGGAATCATGTTACCCTCAGGTGCTGATGCAACGCGTGCAATATCATCCTACCTTACACAGGATCCCGAAAAACTTGTAGTTAAAATGAATCGACTCGCCCAACGCATTGGTATGAAAAACTCACACTTTGTCAATACAAGTGGACTGGATGACCCTAAACACCTTACAACACTTGATGATCTTGCTTTACTTCTAAGGTACGCATTAGAAAATCCAACATTTGAATCCATCTATAAAACAGAGACTTACCTCACGTCCTCAACACCATCTCATCCAAATGGTATCGAACTTACAAACGAATCCCTTAGCGTCGCACATCAAAAGGGTTATACCATGATTAAAGGTGCCAAATCCGGAACGACTGATCTAGCAGAGCGTGCACTTTCAAGTGTTGCGGAAGATGCTTCACAGTCCTATATATTCATCTCAACCAATGCACCCTTTGAAAACCGTCTGTATACTCAAGTTATTGATCACGGAACTGTCTACCAACACGTAATCGAAAACTACCAATATGTGCCTTTACTGTATAAAAACACTACAATTCAAACCATACCCATCAAACACGGACGAACTGATTTTGAAATTTGGTTTAAAAACGATATTATGAGTTACCTACCGAAAGATTATGATCCTAAAGATATCAAGATTGAGTTTATTTCCAGTCAGAAAGAATTTGAAGCACCCTTACCAAAAGATTTCAAAATGGGTGAAGTTCGCTTCAATTACAAAGGAAAGCAATTGCTTGAAAAAGAAGTTATTAATAATGAAATTATCAAACTTTCATATCTTAAAGTAGCTTTTGAAGCTTCAAAAATCATTGGATTTATACTTGCTGTTGGCTTAGGGATTTTAGGCGTTGTCTATTTAATCTATCGCCAATGGAAAGATTATCGAGACCATAAATACTACCTTAAAAAATTGGATCGACGATCCCGTAAAGACTAA
- the rpsB gene encoding 30S ribosomal protein S2 has protein sequence MSVVTMKKLLESGVHYGHQTRRWNPKMKPYIYAAKNRIYIIDLNKTQEKLDEAYAAMKDIAEKGGKLLIVGTKKQAQTIVLEEALRSGSFFINQRWLGGTLTNFRTIQKSIRRLVEIEEMENSGSINVYTKKEVSLLLKEKDRLENFLGGIKEMKKLPDALFVVDPIEDANAVAEARKLGIPVFGIVDTNCDPDAVDYAIPGNDDAIRAIRTIVGLMADAMIEPKGGVLQVAYQDQDVEDITMEDVIVNVEQQAAENDRRRRQRFEERRKRDDRRRQQRYTRTDRPTNNRDEKVEAKTETKTEKSEA, from the coding sequence ATGTCAGTTGTGACAATGAAGAAATTATTAGAAAGCGGAGTTCATTATGGACACCAAACACGTCGTTGGAATCCAAAAATGAAACCATATATTTATGCTGCAAAGAATCGTATTTACATTATCGATTTAAATAAAACTCAAGAAAAACTTGATGAAGCATATGCAGCAATGAAAGATATCGCAGAAAAAGGCGGTAAACTTTTAATTGTAGGAACAAAGAAACAAGCTCAAACAATCGTATTAGAAGAGGCACTACGTAGTGGATCATTCTTTATCAACCAACGTTGGTTAGGTGGTACATTAACAAACTTCCGTACAATCCAAAAATCAATTCGTCGTTTAGTTGAAATTGAAGAAATGGAAAACAGCGGATCAATCAATGTTTATACTAAAAAAGAAGTATCATTATTACTTAAAGAAAAAGACCGTCTAGAAAACTTCTTAGGTGGAATTAAAGAAATGAAGAAACTTCCAGATGCATTATTTGTGGTAGACCCAATTGAAGATGCTAACGCAGTTGCTGAAGCTCGTAAATTAGGAATCCCAGTATTTGGAATCGTTGATACAAACTGTGATCCAGATGCAGTTGATTACGCAATTCCTGGTAATGATGATGCAATCCGCGCAATCCGTACAATCGTGGGATTAATGGCAGATGCAATGATCGAACCAAAAGGTGGCGTATTACAAGTTGCTTACCAAGATCAAGATGTAGAAGACATCACAATGGAAGACGTTATCGTTAATGTAGAACAACAAGCTGCTGAAAATGACCGTCGTCGTCGTCAACGTTTTGAAGAACGTCGTAAACGCGATGATCGTCGTCGTCAACAACGTTATACACGTACTGACCGTCCAACAAACAATCGTGATGAAAAAGTAGAAGCAAAAACAGAAACAAAAACAGAAAAAAGTGAGGCGTAA
- a CDS encoding phosphatidate cytidylyltransferase, with product MKERITTAIVLVAVFSAALFAGNGALFTLIMGLILLGAYEIYLLNKERLKPIIVPVIIAFTITGGLILPEYIPSFTAVLIMTLFALTVFFDWYTFDNVSYMFILIMMLVLAVQAVTVVLEYDKLVFIYVLLATYLTDTFAYFGGMMFGKHKLIERISPKKTIEGEVIGYTMSALLSFIFGSMFIINYVPLNVIIVGSLIIPFIGQIGDLAFSSIKRHFNVKDFGYIFPGHGGVLDRVDSVIFALLTFNIILTIFI from the coding sequence ATGAAAGAGCGCATAACCACTGCCATTGTATTAGTCGCTGTTTTTAGTGCAGCTTTATTTGCAGGGAACGGGGCTCTTTTTACTTTAATAATGGGTTTAATCCTGTTGGGAGCTTATGAAATATATCTTCTCAATAAAGAGCGTTTAAAACCGATTATAGTCCCAGTCATCATTGCATTTACCATTACAGGTGGCTTAATTCTACCTGAGTATATACCTTCATTTACAGCAGTATTGATCATGACACTCTTTGCATTGACCGTATTCTTTGACTGGTATACTTTCGATAATGTTTCGTATATGTTTATCTTAATTATGATGTTAGTGCTTGCAGTACAAGCGGTGACGGTCGTTTTAGAGTATGACAAACTTGTGTTTATTTATGTTCTCCTTGCAACCTACTTAACGGATACCTTTGCGTATTTTGGAGGAATGATGTTTGGGAAACATAAGCTGATTGAACGTATTTCGCCTAAGAAAACAATTGAGGGTGAAGTCATTGGTTATACGATGTCAGCACTTCTATCCTTTATCTTTGGATCAATGTTCATCATTAATTATGTACCACTTAACGTAATCATCGTGGGTTCACTTATTATTCCTTTTATCGGGCAAATTGGTGATTTAGCATTCAGTTCAATCAAACGTCATTTTAATGTGAAAGATTTTGGTTATATATTCCCGGGTCATGGTGGGGTGTTAGACCGTGTTGATAGTGTTATTTTTGCACTCTTAACATTTAATATTATACTTACAATCTTTATATAG
- the pyrH gene encoding UMP kinase, translating into MYKRVLLKLSGEALSIDGEIFDPVVLDDLSEQIKTIVNDGVEVAIVVGGGNFVRGRMAEELGIDRMQVDYMGMLGTVINALAIQGALERNGVETRVQTAIDMTKVAEPFIPRRAIRHLEKGRVVVFGAGTGSAYFSTDTTAALRASEIKADVILMAKNGVDGVYNSDPRINPDALKYDSLSYMDVIQEELAVMDTTATSMCMDNDIDLIVFNMNEKNNIIKAVKGEAVATRVSKGGK; encoded by the coding sequence ATGTATAAACGCGTATTGTTAAAATTAAGCGGTGAAGCTCTATCAATAGATGGAGAAATTTTTGATCCGGTCGTTCTCGATGATTTATCAGAACAAATTAAAACAATTGTCAATGATGGTGTCGAAGTTGCTATCGTTGTCGGAGGAGGAAACTTTGTTAGAGGTCGAATGGCTGAAGAATTAGGCATCGATCGCATGCAAGTTGACTACATGGGAATGTTGGGCACAGTAATTAACGCTTTAGCAATCCAAGGAGCTTTAGAACGTAACGGTGTTGAAACACGCGTTCAAACAGCGATTGATATGACTAAGGTTGCAGAACCCTTTATTCCACGTCGTGCAATCCGTCACTTAGAAAAAGGACGTGTTGTTGTATTTGGTGCGGGTACAGGATCTGCATATTTTTCAACGGATACTACTGCAGCACTTCGCGCATCAGAAATTAAAGCCGATGTAATCTTAATGGCTAAAAATGGTGTTGATGGTGTTTATAATTCTGATCCAAGAATTAATCCGGATGCCTTAAAATATGATAGTTTATCCTATATGGATGTTATTCAAGAAGAACTTGCCGTTATGGATACAACTGCAACGTCAATGTGTATGGATAACGATATTGATTTAATTGTATTTAATATGAATGAAAAAAATAATATAATAAAAGCAGTAAAAGGTGAAGCAGTAGCAACACGCGTATCTAAGGGAGGAAAATAA